Proteins encoded by one window of Arachis hypogaea cultivar Tifrunner chromosome 1, arahy.Tifrunner.gnm2.J5K5, whole genome shotgun sequence:
- the LOC112805489 gene encoding serine/threonine-protein kinase AFC2 isoform X1, whose protein sequence is MEMERVFGFPQPHMDRRPRKRARLGWDIPEAPKAQVGLFCGQEVGTISSYAPSWGPSEHTSSSLSVKGVARNGSPPQRDDDKDGHYIFELGENLTSRYKIHSKMGEGTFGQVLECWDRERKEMVAIKIVRGVKKYREAAMIEIEVLQQLGKHDKGGNRCVQIRNWFDYRNHICIVFEKLGPSLYDFLRKNNYRSFPIDLVREIGRQLLECVAFMHDLRMIHTDLKPENILLVSPEYVKVPDYKSSSRSPSSYFKRVPKSSAIKVIDFGSTTYEREDQNYIVSTRHYRAPEVILGLGWSYPCDIWSVGCILVELCTGEALFQTHENLEHLAMMERVLGPLPQHMLKRVDRHAEKYIRRGRLDWPEGATSRDSIKAVMKLPRLQNLIMQHVDHSAGDLIHLLQGLLRYDPSERLTAREALRHSFFMRDYLRR, encoded by the exons ATGGAGATGGAGCGCGTCTTTGGATTCCCCCAACCTCACATGGATCGACGCCCAAGAAAGAGAGCTAGATTAGGCTGGGATATCCCTGAGGCCCCGAAG GCTCAGGTAGGATTATTTTGTGGACAAGAGGTTGGAACTATTTCAAGCTATGCTCCTTCATGGGGTCCCTCAGAACATACCAGTAGTTCTCTTTCTGTTAAGGGTGTTGCTCGAAATGGTTCTCCCCCTCAGCGAGATGATGACAAAGATGGCCATTACATTTTTGAGCTTGGAGAAAATTTAACTTCTCGCT ACAAGATTCATAGCAAAATGGGTGAAGGAACATTTGGACAGGTCTTAGAATGCTGGGACAGAGAAAGGAAGGAAATGGTTGCCATTAAAATTGTTCGTGGGGTAAAGAAGTATCGGGAAGCAGCCATGATTGAAATTGAGGTGCTGCAGCAGCTTGGTAAACACGATAAAGGTGGCAATCG TTGTGTGCAAATACGGAACTGGTTTGACTATCGTAATCATATCTGTATT GTCTTTGAGAAACTTGGACCAAGCTTATACGATTTTCTTCGGAAAAACAATTATCGCTCATTTCCCATTGATCTTGTCCGTGAGATTGGCAGACAACTGTTGGAATGTGTAGCAT TCATGCATGATTTGCGAATGATCCATACTGACCTGAAGCCTGAAAACATACTTCTAGTTTCTCCCGAGTATGTCAAAGTTCCTGATTACAAG AGTTCATCAAGATCACCAAGTTCTTATTTCAAGAGAGTGCCCAAGTCAAGTGCTATAAAGGTTATTGATTTTGGCAGCACGACTTATGAGCGAGAAGATCAGAATTACATTGTATCAACTCGACACTATAGGGCACCTGAAGTTATCCTTG GACTGGGCTGGAGTTACCCGTGTGATATTTGGAGTGTGGGGTGTATATTGGTTGAGTTATGCACT GGTGAAGCTTTGTTTCAGACCCATGAGAATTTAGAGCACCTTGCCATGATGGAGAGGGTGCTTGGACCACTACCTCAGCACATGCTGAAGAGAGTAGA CCGACATGCTGAAAAGTACATTAGAAGGGGTAGATTAGACTGGCCAGAAGGTGCAACCTCGAGGGATAGTATTAAAGCCGTAATGAAGCTTCCTAGGCTACAG AACCTTATCATGCAGCATGTTGATCACTCCGCTGGTGATCTTATACACCTCTTGCAGGGATTGCTTAGATATGATCCCTCAGAAAGGCTTACAGCCAGGGAAGCTCTAAGACATTCTTTCTTCATGAGAGATTACCTACGGAGATGA
- the LOC112805489 gene encoding serine/threonine-protein kinase AFC2 isoform X2, which produces MGEGTFGQVLECWDRERKEMVAIKIVRGVKKYREAAMIEIEVLQQLGKHDKGGNRCVQIRNWFDYRNHICIVFEKLGPSLYDFLRKNNYRSFPIDLVREIGRQLLECVAFMHDLRMIHTDLKPENILLVSPEYVKVPDYKSSSRSPSSYFKRVPKSSAIKVIDFGSTTYEREDQNYIVSTRHYRAPEVILGLGWSYPCDIWSVGCILVELCTGEALFQTHENLEHLAMMERVLGPLPQHMLKRVDRHAEKYIRRGRLDWPEGATSRDSIKAVMKLPRLQNLIMQHVDHSAGDLIHLLQGLLRYDPSERLTAREALRHSFFMRDYLRR; this is translated from the exons ATGGGTGAAGGAACATTTGGACAGGTCTTAGAATGCTGGGACAGAGAAAGGAAGGAAATGGTTGCCATTAAAATTGTTCGTGGGGTAAAGAAGTATCGGGAAGCAGCCATGATTGAAATTGAGGTGCTGCAGCAGCTTGGTAAACACGATAAAGGTGGCAATCG TTGTGTGCAAATACGGAACTGGTTTGACTATCGTAATCATATCTGTATT GTCTTTGAGAAACTTGGACCAAGCTTATACGATTTTCTTCGGAAAAACAATTATCGCTCATTTCCCATTGATCTTGTCCGTGAGATTGGCAGACAACTGTTGGAATGTGTAGCAT TCATGCATGATTTGCGAATGATCCATACTGACCTGAAGCCTGAAAACATACTTCTAGTTTCTCCCGAGTATGTCAAAGTTCCTGATTACAAG AGTTCATCAAGATCACCAAGTTCTTATTTCAAGAGAGTGCCCAAGTCAAGTGCTATAAAGGTTATTGATTTTGGCAGCACGACTTATGAGCGAGAAGATCAGAATTACATTGTATCAACTCGACACTATAGGGCACCTGAAGTTATCCTTG GACTGGGCTGGAGTTACCCGTGTGATATTTGGAGTGTGGGGTGTATATTGGTTGAGTTATGCACT GGTGAAGCTTTGTTTCAGACCCATGAGAATTTAGAGCACCTTGCCATGATGGAGAGGGTGCTTGGACCACTACCTCAGCACATGCTGAAGAGAGTAGA CCGACATGCTGAAAAGTACATTAGAAGGGGTAGATTAGACTGGCCAGAAGGTGCAACCTCGAGGGATAGTATTAAAGCCGTAATGAAGCTTCCTAGGCTACAG AACCTTATCATGCAGCATGTTGATCACTCCGCTGGTGATCTTATACACCTCTTGCAGGGATTGCTTAGATATGATCCCTCAGAAAGGCTTACAGCCAGGGAAGCTCTAAGACATTCTTTCTTCATGAGAGATTACCTACGGAGATGA
- the LOC112805489 gene encoding serine/threonine-protein kinase AFC2 isoform X3 has product MHDLRMIHTDLKPENILLVSPEYVKVPDYKSSSRSPSSYFKRVPKSSAIKVIDFGSTTYEREDQNYIVSTRHYRAPEVILGLGWSYPCDIWSVGCILVELCTGEALFQTHENLEHLAMMERVLGPLPQHMLKRVDRHAEKYIRRGRLDWPEGATSRDSIKAVMKLPRLQNLIMQHVDHSAGDLIHLLQGLLRYDPSERLTAREALRHSFFMRDYLRR; this is encoded by the exons ATGCATGATTTGCGAATGATCCATACTGACCTGAAGCCTGAAAACATACTTCTAGTTTCTCCCGAGTATGTCAAAGTTCCTGATTACAAG AGTTCATCAAGATCACCAAGTTCTTATTTCAAGAGAGTGCCCAAGTCAAGTGCTATAAAGGTTATTGATTTTGGCAGCACGACTTATGAGCGAGAAGATCAGAATTACATTGTATCAACTCGACACTATAGGGCACCTGAAGTTATCCTTG GACTGGGCTGGAGTTACCCGTGTGATATTTGGAGTGTGGGGTGTATATTGGTTGAGTTATGCACT GGTGAAGCTTTGTTTCAGACCCATGAGAATTTAGAGCACCTTGCCATGATGGAGAGGGTGCTTGGACCACTACCTCAGCACATGCTGAAGAGAGTAGA CCGACATGCTGAAAAGTACATTAGAAGGGGTAGATTAGACTGGCCAGAAGGTGCAACCTCGAGGGATAGTATTAAAGCCGTAATGAAGCTTCCTAGGCTACAG AACCTTATCATGCAGCATGTTGATCACTCCGCTGGTGATCTTATACACCTCTTGCAGGGATTGCTTAGATATGATCCCTCAGAAAGGCTTACAGCCAGGGAAGCTCTAAGACATTCTTTCTTCATGAGAGATTACCTACGGAGATGA
- the LOC112805508 gene encoding uncharacterized protein isoform X3, giving the protein MPTATTLQLVLKTLSPVASLENDSLKSAIFSRPTAATSKAAAKRSAVDLTGASSPLSHRPLSSIADLKAMASAGVDDLRRQIDHSHSEILKDLEASHSRLHKRLKMQTQACHQVMDEAEKEYKKFSKRITESREAMKVI; this is encoded by the exons ATGCCAACTGCAACTACATTGCAACTGGTTCTGAAAACGCTGTCGCCGGTGGCTTCTCTGGAAAATGATTCTCTGAAATCGGCAATTTTCAGCAGGCCAACAGCTGCTACCTCCAAGGCCGCAGCTAAGAGATCTGCCGTCGATCTCACCGGTGCTTCTTCGCCTCTCAGCCACAGGCCTCTGAGCAGCATCGCCGACCTCAAGGCCATGGCGTCCGCAGGCGTCGACGATCTCCGGCGCCAAATTGATCATTCTCACTCCGAGATCCTCaaggatcttgaagcttctcatTCGCGTCTGCATAAGCGCTTGAAG atGCAGACTCAAGCATGCCACCAAGTGATGGATGAAGCAGAAAAGGAGTACAAGAAGTTTTCCAAACGAATCACTGAAAGCCGTGAGGCAATGAAG GTTATTTGA
- the LOC112805508 gene encoding uncharacterized protein isoform X2: MLTEFNASKNLLNGIPDSIGGLSRLIRLDLHQNRISSIPSSIMGCHSLAEIYLGGPWGFARANEGNPRVRSKFIAPCYYMNKGSFRKGYKPPSCTEEEDINVDEFKVIQGQFMQPLGEFILSSSADSTMCAMACQLQLHCNWF; encoded by the exons ATGCTTACTGAATTCAATGCAT CAAAAAACTTGTTGAATGGCATACCAGACAGCATTGGAGGTCTTTCACGTCTAATTCGTCTTGATCTCCACCAGAACA GAATCTCATCAATCCCTTCATCAATCATGGGTTGTCATTCACTTGCCGAGATTTATTTGGG TGGCCCATGGGGCTTTGCTAGAGCTAATGAAGGGAACCCAAGAGTCAGATCCAAGTTTATTGCACCATGTTATTATATGAACAA AGGAAGTTTTAGAAAAGGATACAAGCCACCAAGTTGTACAGAGGAAGAAGACATAAATGTAGATGAGTTCAAGGTCATTCAGGGCCAATTTATGCAGCCTCTTGGAGAGTTTATTCTTTCTTCCTCAGCAGACTCAACTA TGTGTGCAATGGCATGCCAACTGCAACTACATTGCAACTGGTTCTGA
- the LOC112805508 gene encoding uncharacterized protein isoform X1 translates to MLTEFNASKNLLNGIPDSIGGLSRLIRLDLHQNSVLFEQGVNGFLFLLSSSCLKASVSVLCRNLINPFINHGLSFTCRDLFGMDSSGPWGFARANEGNPRVRSKFIAPCYYMNKGSFRKGYKPPSCTEEEDINVDEFKVIQGQFMQPLGEFILSSSADSTMCAMACQLQLHCNWF, encoded by the exons ATGCTTACTGAATTCAATGCAT CAAAAAACTTGTTGAATGGCATACCAGACAGCATTGGAGGTCTTTCACGTCTAATTCGTCTTGATCTCCACCAGAACAGTGTGCTCTTTGAACAAGGGGTCAATGGTTTTCTGTTTCTCCTTTCTTCATCTTGTCTTAAAGCTAGCGTGTCTGTGTTGTGCAGGAATCTCATCAATCCCTTCATCAATCATGGGTTGTCATTCACTTGCCGAGATTTATTTGGG ATGGATTCTAGTGGCCCATGGGGCTTTGCTAGAGCTAATGAAGGGAACCCAAGAGTCAGATCCAAGTTTATTGCACCATGTTATTATATGAACAA AGGAAGTTTTAGAAAAGGATACAAGCCACCAAGTTGTACAGAGGAAGAAGACATAAATGTAGATGAGTTCAAGGTCATTCAGGGCCAATTTATGCAGCCTCTTGGAGAGTTTATTCTTTCTTCCTCAGCAGACTCAACTA TGTGTGCAATGGCATGCCAACTGCAACTACATTGCAACTGGTTCTGA